In the genome of Fusarium fujikuroi IMI 58289 draft genome, chromosome FFUJ_chr02, one region contains:
- a CDS encoding related to proline oxidase, with product MSSALRRGTAQPLRWATASNAITINTLRPCLTITKTNMVARRHIHSSERRTNTIVEQQQIPDPLPPIAPSKAPLSVLPLIMILRSLATMTVSSSPLLLPPSLHVMGILANTTNPLLNPDKNPLLRYFLKKTFYAQFCAGEKSPEIKKTIDGLKNIGFTGVILNYAKEVVLTKDEGEGLKNGAMETDECIQNEILPWARGTLETVRLAEPGDFVALKFTGAGSIALYQLKDRLPPSPAMYKAIDSICQLAHERGVRLLFDAEQDMLQDGIDDWTLEFTRKYNKGLGEAVIFGTYQAYKKKCPEVLSNHLKLAQIENFALGVKLVRGAYLNSDPRELFHDTKEETDACFDSLAASVLTREWNIDVKGSGEYPAASLVVASHNAESVRRSRAIMEAGRAKSDIAFAQLQGMADEVSCELVEAGQSDKTKILPAYKYLVWGTTGECMKYLLRRTHENKDAVQRTRGSRDALWAELVRRCKSAVGLA from the coding sequence ATGAGCTCGGCCCTTCGGCGAGGGACTGCCCAGCCCCTTCGCTGGGCGACTGCATCCaacgccatcaccatcaacacacTCCGACCATGCCTCACCATCACAAAGACCAACATGGTAGCCCGCCGTCACATCCACTCCTCTGAGCGACGCACAAACACCATCgtcgagcagcagcagatccccgatcctcttcctcccatcGCTCCCAGCAAGGCGCCTCTCTCCGttcttcctctcatcatGATTCTCCGATCTCTCGCCACCATGACCGTCTCCTCCTCGCCTCTGCTCCTACCTCCCTCTCTGCACGTCATGGGTATTCtggccaacaccaccaaccCTCTGCTCAACCCCGACAAGAACCCTCTTCTGCGATATTTCCTCAAGAAGACCTTTTACGCTCAGTTCTGCGCAGGCGAGAAGTCacccgagatcaagaagactATCGATGGACTCAAGAACATTGGTTTCACTGGTGTTATTCTGAACTACGCCAAGGAGGTTGTCCTCACCAAGGATGAGGGCGAGGGTCTGAAGAACGGTGCCATGGAGACCGACGAGTGCATTCAGAACGAGATTCTTCCCTGGGCCCGAGGCACCCTAGAGACTGTCCGACTTGCTGAGCCTGGTGACTTTGTCGCTCTCAAGTTTACTGGCGCCGGAAGCATCGCTCTTTACCAGCTCAAGGACCGTCTTCCTCCTAGCCCCGCTATGTACAAGGCCATCGACTCGATCTGCCAGCTTGCCCACGAGCGAGGTGTCCGCCTCCTCTTCGACGCCGAGCAGGACATGCTCCAGGACGGCATCGATGACTGGACTCTCGAGTTCACCCGCAAGTACAACAAGGGACTTGGCGAGGCTGTCATCTTTGGTACCTACCAAGCCTACAAGAAGAAGTGCCCCGAGGTCCTCTCCAACCACCTGAAGCTCGCTCAAATCGAGAACTTTGCTCTCGGTGTCAAGCTTGTCCGTGGCGCTTATCTGAACTCTGACCCCCGCGAACTCTTCCACGACACTAAGGAGGAGACCGACGCCTGCTTCGACTCCCTCGCTGCCAGTGTCCTCACCCGCGAGTGGAACATTGACGTCAAGGGTTCCGGCGAGTACCCCGCTGCCAGCCTTGTCGTCGCCTCTCACAACGCCGAGTCCGTGCGACGAAGCCGTGCCATCATGGAGGCCGGCCGAGCCAAGTCCGACATTGCCTTCGCCCAACTTCAGGGCATGGCTGACGAGGTCAGCTGCGAGCTTGTCGAGGCTGGCCAGtctgacaagaccaagattcTGCCCGCCTACAAGTACCTTGTCTGGGGAACCACCGGCGAGTGCATGAAGTACCTCCTGCGACGCACACACGAGAACAAGGATGCCGTCCAGCGAACGAGGGGCAGCCGGGATGCTCTCTGGGCCGAGCTTGTACGACGATGCAAGAGCGCCGTCGGCTTGgcttaa
- a CDS encoding related to cell division control protein/predicted DNA repair exonuclease — translation MTKPFKLHVSSILQGYSTLNQGPTPTLLSTTKPLRRSQQRPVGLNKTLPTWLAHEVDYMKVVAFLRHGLGLLVPLSIAFTIYLYIFPIVQGCAFPVESRDSQEAYDLTKKFHWPSKPTADDHAKLAPFRLLALGDPQLEGDTSIITNYLGTFPHVQSVFKHVTFQTTHWCFRERVRKIIHDIVDIIMEDLPYYLMSQRKRFDLWGNDFYLAHIYRQVNWWSNPTHVSVLGDLVGSQWIDDKEFEKRGRRFWNRVFKGTERLSDELAQNPSNDYNISGVLDGSDEAKLWKKRMLNVAGNHDIGYAGDLTEERLERFERVFGKANYELRFELPITDPETIATMYSDSNPESKRVIPELRIVAVNDMNLDTPAKSLPLQDATYGFINNVISTAGSVQYEGQFTLILTHIPMYKPAGICVDAPFFDFHTAADGGGLKEQNQLSSDASRGFLEGIWGMSSKRTAPGGGYGRAGLMLNGHDHAGCDTYHYINQTNGTDPSQRQWEVKTWSDAQDLKIPGTDGIPGRREITVRSMMGDFGGNAGLLSLWFDQESWEWKYEYAACPLGSQHFWWFVHIFDFIVLVWMQSYAVLSVMEAYGVDVDGPFWRGVSRMKDFVLRRKQSVSDKK, via the coding sequence ATGACTAAGCCATTTAAACTTCACGTGTCGTCAATTCTCCAGGGGTACAGCACCTTAAACCAGGGACCAACACCGACTCTCCTTTCCACGACCAAACCGTTGCGCCGCTCCCAACAACGTCCCGTTGGCCTTAACAAAACACTACCGACGTGGCTTGCGCATGAGGTCGACTACATGAAAGTCGTGGCTTTTCTCCGCCATGGCCTGGGCCTACTGGTGCCGCTCTCGATAGCATTCACAATCTACCTCTACATCTTCCCCATCGTCCAGGGATGCGCATTCCCGGTTGAGTCGAGAGATAGCCAGGAGGCTTATgacttgaccaagaagttcCACTGGCCCTCGAAGCCGACTGCGGACGATCATGCTAAGCTTGCGCCTTTCCGACTCCTAGCGCTGGGAGATCCTCAGCTAGAAGGCGATACCTCGATCATTACAAACTACTTGGGCACTTTCCCCCATGTGCAGAGTGTTTTCAAGCATGTGACGTTTCAGACGACGCACTGGTGCTTCCGCGAGCGAGTGCGAAAGATAATACACGATATTGTCGATATAATCATGGAGGATCTCCCGTACTACCTCATGTCGCAGCGCAAGCGGTTTGATCTATGGGGCAACGATTTCTACCTGGCGCATATCTACCGCCAAGTGAACTGGTGGTCCAACCCTACCCATGTGTCGGTCCTGGGCGATCTTGTTGGTAGTCAATGGATCGACGACaaggagtttgagaagcGAGGCCGACGATTCTGGAACCGTGTGTTCAAGGGAACCGAGAGATTGTCCGACGAGTTGGCGCAAAACCCGAGCAACGATTACAACATTTCTGGCGTTTTGGATGGTAGCGATGAAGCAAAGCTTTGGAAAAAGAGAATGCTCAACGTGGCAGGAAACCATGATATTGGATACGCTGGAGATTTGACCGAGGAGCGATTGGAGCGCTTTGAACGAGTTTTTGGAAAGGCGAACTATGAGCTGCGGTTCGAGCTGCCCATCACAGATCCCGAGACGATAGCTACGATGTACTCTGATTCCAACCCCGAATCGAAACGAGTCATCCCAGAGCTTCGCATTGTTGCTGTCAACGATATGAACCTTGATACACCGGCGAAGTCTCTTCCTTTACAGGATGCGACATAcggcttcatcaacaacgtcaTTTCGACCGCAGGTTCTGTTCAGTACGAGGGTCAGTTTACTCTGATCCTCACGCATATCCCAATGTATAAGCCTGCAGGCATTTGCGTTGACGCTCCTTTCTTCGACTTCCACACTGCAGCAGACGGCGGAGGTCTCAAAGAGCAAAACCAGCTCAGCTCCGACGCCAGTCGGGGTTTCTTGGAAGGAATCTGGGGCATGAGCTCAAAGAGAACAGCCCCAGGCGGTGGCTACGGCCGCGCAGGTCTAATGCTCAACGGCCACGATCACGCCGGCTGCGACACGTACCACTACATCAACCAGACAAACGGCACAGATCCCTCCCAGCGTCAATGGGAAGTAAAAACCTGGTCCGACGCACAAGATCTCAAGATCCCAGGCACCGATGGCATACCGGGCCGACGCGAGATCACCGTCCGCAGCATGATGGGCGACTTTGGCGGAAACGCCGGTCTGTTGAGTCTCTGGTTCGACCAGGAATCATGGGAGTGGAAGTATGAGTACGCCGCGTGTCCGCTGGGAAGCCAGCACTTCTGGTGGTTCGTGCACATCTTTGACTTCATCGTGCTGGTGTGGATGCAGTCGTACGCTGTGCTCTCTGTGATGGAGGCTTATGGCGTTGATGTGGACGGGCCGTTTTGGAGGGGCGTGTCACGGATGAAGGATTTTGTGCTGCGACGGAAACAAAGTGTCAGTGATAAGAAGTAA